From a region of the Enterobacter sp. JBIWA008 genome:
- the astA gene encoding arginine N-succinyltransferase: MMVIRPVERGDLAGLMQLAGKTGGGLTSLPADEKTLSARIERALQTWQGTLPKSEQGYVFVLEDTDTGTVAGICAIEVAVGLNDPWYNYRVGTMVHASKELNVYNALPTLFLCNDHTGASELCTLFLDPAWRKEGNGYLLSKSRFMFMAAFRDRFNEKVVAEMRGVIDDTGYSPFWESLGERFFSMEFSRADYLCGTGQKAFIAELMPKHPIYTHFLSPEAQAVIGEVHPQTAPARAVLEKEGFRYRNYVDIFDGGPTLECDIDRVRAIRKSRLVEVSEGQPAPGDWPACLVANENYANFRAMLVRTNPKCERLVLTAAELDALKCNAGDKVRLVRLCPEEKTA, translated from the coding sequence ATGATGGTCATCCGTCCCGTTGAGCGCGGCGATCTCGCCGGGCTCATGCAGCTTGCCGGTAAGACGGGAGGCGGGCTGACCTCGCTTCCTGCCGATGAAAAAACGCTGTCGGCGCGCATTGAGCGCGCCCTGCAAACCTGGCAGGGGACGTTGCCAAAAAGCGAACAGGGGTATGTGTTCGTGCTGGAAGACACCGACACGGGGACCGTGGCCGGGATCTGCGCCATTGAAGTGGCCGTCGGGCTTAACGACCCGTGGTACAACTATCGTGTCGGCACCATGGTTCACGCCTCGAAAGAGCTGAACGTCTATAACGCGCTGCCCACGCTGTTTCTCTGTAATGACCACACGGGCGCCAGCGAGCTCTGCACGCTGTTCCTCGACCCAGCGTGGCGCAAAGAGGGCAACGGCTATCTGCTCTCCAAATCGCGCTTTATGTTTATGGCCGCCTTCCGCGATCGCTTTAACGAGAAAGTGGTCGCAGAGATGCGCGGCGTGATAGACGACACCGGCTACTCGCCTTTCTGGGAGAGCCTGGGCGAGCGCTTCTTCTCGATGGAGTTCAGCCGGGCGGACTATCTCTGCGGCACGGGCCAGAAAGCCTTTATTGCCGAACTGATGCCGAAGCATCCTATCTATACCCATTTCCTCAGCCCGGAGGCGCAGGCGGTGATTGGCGAAGTCCATCCGCAAACCGCGCCCGCCCGCGCGGTGCTGGAGAAAGAAGGGTTCCGCTACCGGAACTATGTCGACATCTTTGACGGCGGACCCACGCTTGAGTGCGATATCGACCGCGTGCGCGCGATCCGTAAAAGCCGTCTGGTTGAGGTCTCTGAAGGTCAGCCCGCGCCGGGTGACTGGCCCGCCTGTCTGGTGGCTAACGAAAATTACGCCAACTTCCGCGCCATGCTGGTGCGTACCAACCCGAAATGTGAACGTCTGGTGCTGACGGCTGCAGAACTGGATGCCCTGAAATGTAACGCCGGCGATAAGGTTCGCCTGGTGCGTCTCTGCCCTGAGGAGAAAACAGCATGA
- the astD gene encoding succinylglutamate-semialdehyde dehydrogenase — protein sequence MTLWINGDWVTGEGEERVKTNPVGKEVLWKGRDASAAQVEQACRAARRAFPAWAKQPFAVRQAIVEKFAGLLEANKAELTRIIASETSKPRWEAATEVTAMINKIAISVKAYHTRTGEQHTEMPDGAATLRHRPHGVLAVFGPYNFPGHLPNGHIVPALLAGNSVIFKPSELTPFTGEAVVKLWEQAGLPPGVLNLVQGGRETGQALSALSDIDGLLFTGSAGTGYQLHRQLAGQPEKILALEMGGNNPLIVEDPDDIDAAVHLTIQSAFITAGQRCTCSRRLLVKRGAQGDAFLKRLVEVSSRLVPAAWDADPQPFIGGLISEQAALNVLKAWQDHVARGAKTLLEPKQVQPGTSLLTPGIVEMSGASNVPDEEVFGPLLCVWRYDDFDAAIAMANNTRYGLSSGLISPHREKFDRLLLEARAGIVNWNKPLTGAASTAPFGGVGASGNHRASAWYAADYCAWPMASLETPALTLPDTLNPGLDFTGGDRHESA from the coding sequence ATGACATTATGGATTAACGGTGACTGGGTCACGGGCGAAGGCGAAGAGCGCGTAAAAACCAATCCGGTTGGAAAAGAGGTGCTCTGGAAGGGGCGTGACGCCAGCGCCGCGCAGGTAGAACAGGCCTGCCGTGCCGCGCGCCGCGCGTTTCCGGCGTGGGCAAAACAGCCTTTCGCCGTGCGCCAGGCGATTGTTGAAAAGTTTGCCGGGCTGCTGGAGGCAAACAAGGCCGAACTGACGCGCATCATCGCGTCTGAAACCAGCAAGCCGCGCTGGGAAGCGGCAACCGAAGTGACGGCGATGATCAACAAAATCGCCATTTCGGTGAAGGCGTATCACACCCGCACCGGCGAACAGCACACCGAGATGCCGGACGGCGCCGCCACGCTGCGCCACCGTCCGCACGGCGTGCTGGCGGTGTTTGGTCCGTATAATTTCCCGGGACACCTGCCGAATGGCCACATCGTGCCTGCGCTGCTGGCGGGCAATTCCGTCATCTTCAAACCGAGCGAGCTCACGCCATTCACCGGCGAGGCGGTGGTTAAGCTGTGGGAACAGGCTGGCCTGCCGCCGGGCGTGCTGAATCTGGTACAGGGCGGACGTGAAACCGGCCAGGCGCTGAGCGCGCTGAGCGATATCGACGGCCTGCTGTTTACCGGCAGCGCGGGAACGGGCTATCAGCTGCACCGCCAGCTGGCGGGGCAGCCGGAGAAAATCCTCGCGCTGGAGATGGGGGGCAACAACCCGCTGATTGTGGAAGACCCTGACGATATCGACGCCGCGGTGCACCTGACGATTCAGTCCGCCTTTATTACCGCCGGACAGCGCTGCACCTGTTCCCGCCGCCTGCTTGTGAAGAGGGGCGCTCAGGGGGATGCCTTCCTGAAGCGTCTGGTAGAAGTGAGCTCGCGTCTGGTGCCAGCCGCGTGGGATGCCGATCCGCAGCCGTTTATCGGCGGGCTGATCTCCGAGCAGGCCGCGCTGAACGTGCTGAAGGCCTGGCAGGATCACGTCGCGCGCGGCGCGAAAACCCTGTTGGAGCCGAAGCAGGTTCAGCCGGGTACCTCGCTGCTGACGCCGGGCATCGTAGAGATGAGCGGCGCGAGCAACGTGCCGGATGAAGAGGTCTTTGGCCCGCTGCTGTGCGTCTGGCGTTACGACGATTTCGATGCGGCCATTGCGATGGCGAATAACACCCGCTATGGCCTGTCGAGCGGTCTGATCTCACCTCATCGCGAGAAGTTTGATCGGCTGCTGCTGGAGGCGCGCGCCGGGATTGTGAACTGGAATAAACCGCTCACCGGGGCCGCGAGCACCGCGCCGTTCGGCGGCGTAGGCGCGTCGGGCAACCATCGCGCCAGCGCGTGGTATGCCGCCGACTACTGCGCGTGGCCGATGGCGAGCCTGGAAACTCCGGCGCTGACGCTGCCGGACACGCTTAATCCGGGGCTGGATTTTACCGGAGGGGATCGTCATGAAAGCGCGTGA